A window of Acidimicrobiales bacterium genomic DNA:
CAGCAGGAGTGACGATCGTCCGGCCTCAGGGCCGCCCGGTCCTGGTCGGCACGTCGATCCTCGGGTTGGAGCTCGAAGCGACCCAGTGGGATGCGGGCGAGGGTCCCGGCCTCGATGCCATGGGCCAGCTGCAGGTGTTCAACGTCGCCTGCCTGGTGACCGCCCAGTCGTGGCCCGATTTCGTCCCGCGCGCCCTGGGCCGCGGGATCCGCAGCTGCCTGGCAGTACCGATCATCCTGCGGGGACGCGCCGTCGGCGCCCTCGACCTGTACTCGCTCGAGACCGACGCCTTCGTCGGCTTCGAGCAGGTGGGCCTCCACTTCGCCGGTGAGGCGGCGATGGCGCTCGCCCTCGTCGACGACGGCGCGCCTGTGCCTGCATCGGGAGAGGCGCACCCTTCTGCGGACCGCAGCCGCTCCCGCGCCGTGTCCTGAACCCAGGGCACCGCGCCGCAGCGTTTCGTTCGTCGGCGACCGGGGGGTATCGGTCCGACGACGAGGAGATCACTCATGCGAAGGTTCGTGAAGAAGGCCGCGAGGTCGGCGGCGCCGACGACGACGTCTGCCGAGGAGGAGGCGGAGGCCGAGCTGCGCCGCGCTGCCGAGGCGCTCGGGATGCCGGGAGCGGCACCCGCCGTCCGGCCGCCGCCCGCGCCAGCGGCACCGCAGGACGGCGTGGTCGCCGGCGCGACACCCGCCGCCCACGAGGTCGATCCGCACGAGGAGGATGTCGATGGGCCTGCGCCGGGCCAGGAACCTCTCTTCCCGGACGACGTGCTTCCCGAGGAGGCGCTCGCGCCGCGCCCCGCCGGCGCGGCGCAGGCGCGCCGCCGCGTCCGCAAGACCCCGCCAGGGGCGGCCGACCCTGTCCGGAGGGCCACCGGCGGGACCCGCCCGAGGTCCGGCGCGACCGGCCGCAGCGGCGGGGCGGGCAGGAGCTGAGCGGGTCCCCGGGGGGGCGGGGGCTCCTGAGGGACGCGGCGCCGGGGACGTAGAATCGCCTTTTCGGGAGCGGAAGGGGTACACGTGCCTGAGGTCGAGATCGGCATCGGCAAGTCAGGGCGGAGGGCATACGGGTTCGACGACATCGCCATCGTCCCGAGCCGGCGGACGCGGGACCCCGAGGACGTCGACATCGCGTGGGAGATCGACGCCTTCCGGTTCGACCTGCCCCTGATGGCCTCGGCCATGGACGGTGTGGTCAGCCCGGCGACGGCCGTCGAGGTGGGCCGGCTCGGCGGAGTGGGGGTCCTCAACCTGGAGGG
This region includes:
- a CDS encoding GAF domain-containing protein encodes the protein MALPLPVSEPADEYALRRVAEQAASAAGCSAAGVTIVRPQGRPVLVGTSILGLELEATQWDAGEGPGLDAMGQLQVFNVACLVTAQSWPDFVPRALGRGIRSCLAVPIILRGRAVGALDLYSLETDAFVGFEQVGLHFAGEAAMALALVDDGAPVPASGEAHPSADRSRSRAVS